ACAGTTGCTTGTGATAAGCAGCACCGTCTCTGACACTGATAGCGCTGTTCTGTGACTTGCTGCTGCTTTCTGGTGCATTAAGAAGAAGAGAAAATGTATGATTGTAATTCACAAGCAGCAGAACAGATGCAGCTCCACCACATCATTGATTAgtcacactaaggctatgtgcacacgttgcggattaggttcaggagtttctggtgcggattctgcctctcctggcagaaaacgcagctgcggatttgtcgcgtttttttgtgcggatccgcagcattttttgtgtgttttttctgctttttttggcggatttgctgcttttttacccctgcggatttctataatggaatgggtacaaaaacgctgcagattctcaaaaaagaagtgacatgctacttcttttaaactgcaGCGTTTTCGCACCGGAttttcctcaacgtgtgcacagcttttttttttctcattgattgacattgtactgtaaatcaattgcggatatgcagcgtttctgcaccccaaaaaacgctgcagatcctcagagaatccacaacgtgtgcacatagccttagttggGCAATGCTGCTCTCCCTGCTAATACAAATGAAAAGCCTTCTTGTAACCTGCATTCTTACCTGTAACAGCAAATCAAAGCAATAATTTACTGCTTCTTATAAAGTTTATATAATTTGTTCCTTTAAATCAGCCTTATATATAAATAACAGGTAAAGATGTACATGCATCAACAGCCCCCACAAAGTATCATGACGTCattgccccacacacagcataatgtcgccacagccctccacacacaatatgatgttacCATAGCCCCCCCCACAGTATTGTGCCACCACAATcctccacacacagcatgatgttgccacagccctccacacacagtatgatgccaccatagccctccacacacagcatgatgtcaccatagccctccacacacagtatgatgccaccatagccctccacacacagcatgatgtgaCCACAGCCCCCTACATAGTATGATATAACCACAGCCCTCtacgcacagtatgatgtcaccatagCCCTCTACGCACAGTTGAAGTTGCCATAGCCCTCTACGCACAGTTGATGTCACCACAGCGCCCCACACAAAGTATAGTTTCACCAtaatcctccacacacagtatgatgccaccataGCCCCCACAGAGTATTGTGCCACCACAGCGCTCCACACACAGTATTGTGCCACCAcagtcctccacacacagtatgatgtcaccatagccctccacacagtatgatgccaccagtcctccacacacagtatgatgacctcacagcccctctacacagtatgatataaccacagccctccacacacagtatgatgtcaccacagccctccacacagtattgtgccgccacagccctccacacacagtatgatgccatgtATTGTTTACCTATAATGATAAAATGGGTAAGTGATGGACATATCATTGAGTTTTTATGGATTtagtggttttgtattttttgagggtttttttttactttatttcacccCCCTGTATAAAATCAGTCTTTTTTCTGTCTTTACAGCTCCCAAAACTGAACCGAAGAAGAAGGATGTGCCTACTGTTTCTGGGAAAGTCGATGCAGAAGATGCCAAGAAGGATGCGAAAGGGggcaagaaaaaagaaggggaGAAAGGCAAAGAAGATGTGAAAGATGGCAAGAGTAAAGGAGAAGGAAAAGAGGACAAAGATGGTGGAAAGAAAAAGGAAGGGGAAAAGGGAGGGGCAGAGAAGAAAGGCGGCAAAGACCCTGCAGGTGGAGCAAAAGCTGGTGGAAAAGGCGGAGATGCTAAAGGTGGTGGCAAAGGAGGAGGAGACGCTAAAGCTGGTGGCAAAGGAGGGGGTGATGCTAAAGCTGGTGGCAAAGGAGGAGGAGATGCTAAAGCTGGTGGCAAAGGAGGAGGAGATGCTAAAGCTGGTGGCAAAGGAGGAGAAACCTCTAAGAAACCTCCAGCAAAAAAATAATGGCTATGACAATGGACACTGGATGACCCTGCCAACCAGATACCTGGACTCATTGATATTCTATtctcaagaggttggtacacaaaatgagaatgcttggtctgggggaaaatgtgtgtaaatgggttagtaactggcttagtgatagaaagcacagGGTggttatagtctctaactgggtcgctgtgacctgtggggaccgcaggggtcggtattgggacctgttctcttcaacatattcattaacgatctggtagaaggtttacacagtaaaatattgatatttgcagatgatacaaaactatgtaaagcagttaatacaagagaagatagtattctgctacagatggatctggataagttggaaacttgggctgaaaggtggcagatgaggtttaacaatgataaatgtaaggttatacacatgggaagaaggaatcaatatcaccattacacactgaacgggaaaccactgggtaaatctgacagggagaaggacttggggatcctagttaatgataaacttacctggagcagccaatgccaggcagcagctgccaaggcaaacaggatcatggggtgcattaaaagaggtctggatacacatgatgagagcattatactgcctctgtacaaatccctagttagaccgcacatggagtactgtgtccagttttgggcgccggtgctcaggaaggatataatggaactagagagagtacaatggagggcaacaaaattaataaaggggatgggagaactacaatacccagatagattagcgaaattaggattatttagtctagaaaaaagacgactgaggggcgatctaataaccatgtataagtatataaggggacaatacaaatatctcgctgaggatctgtttataccaaggaaggtgacgggcacaagggggcattctctgcgtctggaggagagaaggtttttccaccaacatagaagaggattctttactgttagggcagtgagaatctggaattgcttgcctgaggaggtggtgatggcgaactcagtcgaggggttcaagagaggcctggatgtcttcctggagcagaacaatattgtaacatacaattattaggttctgtagaaggacggagatctggggatttattatgatggaatataggctgaactggatggacaaatgtcttttttcggccttactaactatgttactatgttatatgtatgtatatatgtatgtatacgttACTTGGCCAAAAGAGTGAAACATTTTTTATGTCAGAGTAGAAAAGGTGACGAGAAGAAATTTAGGTCTTTTCTATATTGGGATGAACAAGTAGAAATGTGCAATAATAAGTCATGGAAAAATGTTTTGTGGGTTTTCTATTCAATAAGAATTGTAGAAAATGGGAATCTCTTATAGAAATTGTAAATAAAGTTCCAGAGAAAGGAAATTGCAAGCGCATGTCCATTAAGTGAAGTATTCAGACATCTTATGGCCCAATAGCAAAGTTTACCGTCCTTTAGTAAAGCTCTGGTCCACTGGTCAGATTTTAGGTCTGATACCTGCGCTGTATTTTTTCATTATCAGCAGAAACAGCTTTTTCTTCATGACTTTGTTAATAAAACTTTAGCCGTCTGTAACCACCTGGTGGTATATGGATCGACATAGATGATATTTTAGTGTAACAAAAATGAGATGAATCCATCTGCCTCATACTGCGGAATCCTAATGGTGCGTAAAATATTGACAGTGTCCCGCTCCATTCCGGTGTTCTGATGTGTCGGCATGTGATGATCAGCTGCAGTTTTCTGTTATTATGGTACCACACTATCTTTTCCTACTCTGGCATTTGCCTTCACCAAACCCAAATTCTGAGGAAATCTTTCTCAGGGTGACCGGTAGAGGAGAGGTAATGGTTTACAGGCACACAGCTATGACACCGTTCTAAGCTGGAGTTGATCCCAGGggttttattcaagcttcttttcatcacacagaatcacttctcttcatgcAATGGTTCATCAACAAATGTGAAAGTCTCTTCGCACACAGTGTCTTAACCTAAGCAGAACTGTACCTTGCTCATGCAGTGAGGTGGAGGGAAGGGGATGAGTCCAGTGCTGTAGCTCACTTGCTTCTATCTAGAGGTAATAAAGATGCTCCTGGCTGTCTTGACTGCTTTTATGATTATAGCAATCACTTCCCAGGAAGAAATggtctatacagcttgtctgatttcTATCTGCACACCTTACTCTTGGATCTCCTAGACAAAATAACAACTTCCCCTATATCCCCTAGGGctgagctaaccactccctgtctgctataaccattttaacccctttagtTGCTAGATGATTCTAAATCAACAGTGCAGCTTCTATCTGTCACAATGCAATTCTGCATGTGTCCATGTATACTTACAATTACGTGGTTGAGACCCCCATCCTTTCCAGTGTCCTGTTCGCAGTTCCCGTAATTACCTTCAGCCTCATCCTTGCTGGCTTTGATATGAGCTGGAGAAATCATTTTTTTACGCCGATTATAAGGTTTTCTGCTTTTAATGAAAATAAATGGAGAACAAATCCGTAAAATTCACCGTAGCCTCCTGTGGCGGAATGAGCAGAATTCTCTCTGATAGATTTGTTTCTCTCGCATTCAGGCTAGTGTCCATTTTCAGGTTGCGTCTGGTAGGTTTTTTTTAAGCTGGACACAACTGACACCAACATGTGCAGCTTGAACACCGATGCGGCCTCCATCGCCGGATCGGGAGACCCTGCACGGTACACGTGCTGATCCAGTGCAATGACTGATGCACTGCAGGAATGGGAACGATCCCATTAGAGGAATGATCGTACACTGTGTCCTTGTGGATCCTTGCCACAGGAGCAGGTCAAACTCATGGACTCAGCAGTAAAAACAGATCTTTCGGCGATAGTCGCCAGATAACGGCGGGTGGAGAAATGGCTGCTATGTAGTCTCCCTCTATATAGACCCCCTATGAGGATGTCACCATCCCGTGCAGGAGGGGCAGAATGGACCCAATTAGGTAAGTGAATTCACAAGATGGATCAAAGCTCGACTTTCTCCAGACATAACCCTCAACATATCCAGGGAATTATACAGCGGAGAAATGGTTTTATTAAATGAATTATTCAGGTTTCAGTTTTTAATTAGAGAAAATGGAAATGTAATCTGGATAATTGGGCGTTGAAGTATTTGGCGAGTGAGCCGATCCTCGCTGATCAGATTTGTGTTGGATCCTCTAAACTAAGGAAACAATGTGTCTCCAACCTGCGTCTCCTGGTTCCAACGCTCAAGGTTTCCGGCATTTCTGGCTTTCCataaagtaaaggccccgtctcactaagcgatttaccaac
This is a stretch of genomic DNA from Ranitomeya variabilis isolate aRanVar5 chromosome 6, aRanVar5.hap1, whole genome shotgun sequence. It encodes these proteins:
- the TMIE gene encoding transmembrane inner ear expressed protein isoform X1, yielding MARSRELRRLLLPHVLLLLCVRSAEGQMVEAPTDPPKTKPDPVTSETVVFWGLRLWQVIGVFSIFVLAVIITLCCIFKCRIPRTKKEIEARYAQRQAGKEYADKLESVPPLNELTEIPGAPKTEPKKKDVPTVSGKVDAEDAKKDAKGGKKKEGEKGKEDVKDGKSKGEGKEDKDGGKKKEGEKGGAEKKGGKDPAGGAKAGGKGGDAKGGGKGGGDAKAGGKGGGDAKAGGKGGGDAKAGGKGGGDAKAGGKGGETSKKPPAKK
- the TMIE gene encoding transmembrane inner ear expressed protein isoform X2, with product MVEAPTDPPKTKPDPVTSETVVFWGLRLWQVIGVFSIFVLAVIITLCCIFKCRIPRTKKEIEARYAQRQAGKEYADKLESVPPLNELTEIPGAPKTEPKKKDVPTVSGKVDAEDAKKDAKGGKKKEGEKGKEDVKDGKSKGEGKEDKDGGKKKEGEKGGAEKKGGKDPAGGAKAGGKGGDAKGGGKGGGDAKAGGKGGGDAKAGGKGGGDAKAGGKGGGDAKAGGKGGETSKKPPAKK